In a genomic window of Punica granatum isolate Tunisia-2019 chromosome 6, ASM765513v2, whole genome shotgun sequence:
- the LOC116211511 gene encoding uncharacterized protein LOC116211511 isoform X2, protein MVPMATAAHLSRPVSCGFITAKSRQLIPKHSVSCSASYQPSGKWKRDYTSVMIVPTGVGASIGGYAGDALPVARALSSVVDCLISHPNVLNAAMLYWPMPNALYVEGYALDRFAEGLWALQPVHQNKVGLVLDAGIEEELRIRHLQVADAARASLGLPVSEYIVTDTPLEGIDDIAGVEAIISHLVVKEFQIPCAHAPALSPLPLSTSLCPKSAAEEIGFTFLPCVLAGLSNAPQYLVNKAAVPVNGCIWADDVDSIILPRDACGGDGALAFARRRKRPLIIVVEENETVLNDTPDKLRIKAVTVSNYWEAIGVIAAHKAGVNPNALRRNRVKNIKRTMVLPANGHTVSGVA, encoded by the exons ATGGTCCCCATGGCCACGGCGGCCCATCTCAGCCGTCCAGTCTCCTGCGGATTCATCACCGCGAAATCCCGGCAGTTGATTCCCAAGCACAGTGTGTCCTGTTCCGCTTCCTACCAGCCGTCAGGCAAG TGGAAGAGGGACTACACAAGTGTGATGATAGTGCCGACTGGAGTGGGTGCTTCAATCGGGGGATACGCAGGGGATGCCCTCCCCGTGGCTCGGGCACTCTCTTCTGTCGTAGATTGCCTCATCTCACACCCCAAT GTGCTGAATGCGGCAATGCTCTACTGGCCCATGCCTAATGCCTTATATGTTGAAGGTTATGCTCTCGATCGATTTGCAGAAGGTTTATGGGCCCTCCAACCTGTTCACCAGAACAAG GTTGGTTTGGTCCTTGACGCTGGAATAGAAGAAGAGCTTCGGATACGCCATTTACAGGTTGCTGATGCAGCAAGAGCTTCTCTTGGATTGCCTGTATCGGAATATATTGTGACGGACACCCCACTGGAG GGAATAGATGATATAGCTGGAGTTGAGGCTATCATAAGCCATTTGGTAGTAAAGGAATTCCAAATACCTTGTGCTCATGCCCCAGCATTATCACCCCTACCCCTAAGCACGTCTCTCTGTCCAAAATCAGCTGCAGAAGAG ATTGGATTCACATTTTTGCCTTGCGTGCTTGCGGGGCTAAGTAATGCTCCACAGTACTTGGTCAACAAAGCCGCGGTTCCGGTAAATGGGTGCATATGGGCCGATGATGTTGATAGTATAATTCTTCCTAGAGATGCCTGTGGAGGAGATGGTGCTCTTGCTTTTgcgagaagaagaaaaagg CCACTTATCATTGTAGTGGAGGAGAATGAGACTGTTCTCAATGATACTCCCGATAAGCTCAGGATCAAAGCG GTGACGGTTTCAAACTATTGGGAAGCAATTGGTGTAATTGCCGCTCATAAGGCTGGTGTGAACCCAAATGCTCTTCGAAGAAACAGAGTCAAGAACATTAAGCGAACCATGGTTTTGCCTGCTAATGGTCACACGGTTTCAGGAGTTGCGTGA
- the LOC116211511 gene encoding uncharacterized protein LOC116211511 isoform X1, which yields MVPMATAAHLSRPVSCGFITAKSRQLIPKHSVSCSASYQPSGKWKRDYTSVMIVPTGVGASIGGYAGDALPVARALSSVVDCLISHPNVLNAAMLYWPMPNALYVEGYALDRFAEGLWALQPVHQNKVGLVLDAGIEEELRIRHLQVADAARASLGLPVSEYIVTDTPLEVEKWIDPKSGQSTGRIKHPGSLLRAVETLVSKSKVDAVAVMGRFPDDDVGDSNDYRKGMGIDDIAGVEAIISHLVVKEFQIPCAHAPALSPLPLSTSLCPKSAAEEIGFTFLPCVLAGLSNAPQYLVNKAAVPVNGCIWADDVDSIILPRDACGGDGALAFARRRKRPLIIVVEENETVLNDTPDKLRIKAVTVSNYWEAIGVIAAHKAGVNPNALRRNRVKNIKRTMVLPANGHTVSGVA from the exons ATGGTCCCCATGGCCACGGCGGCCCATCTCAGCCGTCCAGTCTCCTGCGGATTCATCACCGCGAAATCCCGGCAGTTGATTCCCAAGCACAGTGTGTCCTGTTCCGCTTCCTACCAGCCGTCAGGCAAG TGGAAGAGGGACTACACAAGTGTGATGATAGTGCCGACTGGAGTGGGTGCTTCAATCGGGGGATACGCAGGGGATGCCCTCCCCGTGGCTCGGGCACTCTCTTCTGTCGTAGATTGCCTCATCTCACACCCCAAT GTGCTGAATGCGGCAATGCTCTACTGGCCCATGCCTAATGCCTTATATGTTGAAGGTTATGCTCTCGATCGATTTGCAGAAGGTTTATGGGCCCTCCAACCTGTTCACCAGAACAAG GTTGGTTTGGTCCTTGACGCTGGAATAGAAGAAGAGCTTCGGATACGCCATTTACAGGTTGCTGATGCAGCAAGAGCTTCTCTTGGATTGCCTGTATCGGAATATATTGTGACGGACACCCCACTGGAG GTTGAGAAATGGATTGACCCGAAGAGTGGCCAATCAACGGGGAGGATTAAGCATCCTGGTTCCTTGTTAAGAGCTGTGGAAACTCTAGTTAGCAAATCAAAGGTTGACGCTGTTGCTGTTATGGGGCGCTTCCCCGATGATGATGTTGGCGACAGTAATGATTATCGAAAAGGGATG GGAATAGATGATATAGCTGGAGTTGAGGCTATCATAAGCCATTTGGTAGTAAAGGAATTCCAAATACCTTGTGCTCATGCCCCAGCATTATCACCCCTACCCCTAAGCACGTCTCTCTGTCCAAAATCAGCTGCAGAAGAG ATTGGATTCACATTTTTGCCTTGCGTGCTTGCGGGGCTAAGTAATGCTCCACAGTACTTGGTCAACAAAGCCGCGGTTCCGGTAAATGGGTGCATATGGGCCGATGATGTTGATAGTATAATTCTTCCTAGAGATGCCTGTGGAGGAGATGGTGCTCTTGCTTTTgcgagaagaagaaaaagg CCACTTATCATTGTAGTGGAGGAGAATGAGACTGTTCTCAATGATACTCCCGATAAGCTCAGGATCAAAGCG GTGACGGTTTCAAACTATTGGGAAGCAATTGGTGTAATTGCCGCTCATAAGGCTGGTGTGAACCCAAATGCTCTTCGAAGAAACAGAGTCAAGAACATTAAGCGAACCATGGTTTTGCCTGCTAATGGTCACACGGTTTCAGGAGTTGCGTGA
- the LOC116211216 gene encoding multicopper oxidase LPR1-like: MVSLEREKVMSELLFVVLFGGVFLAATWAEEGLLNPEKLEMFVDELQDMPKVQGFEVVDGVPRPRRLEIGMYPIRWKFHRDLPPTPVFAYGTSRSTATVPGPTIEALHGIDTHVTWLNYLPQKHILPWDPTIPTAIPSDRKGIPTVVHLHGGIDEPESDGHGDAWFTAGFRDKGPTWTKRTYHYHNHQHPGNLWYHDHAMGLTRVNLLAGLIGAYIISHPEIEHPLGLPSCDEFDHALVVFDRSFRVDGSIYMNSTGNNPSIHPQWQPEYFGDAIIVNGKAWPYMKVRRRKYRFRIINASNARFFQFFFTNGLEFVIVGSDSAYLEEPVKTKEMFLAPSEIVDMVIDFSSSRGDSAILANNASYPYPSGDPVNEANGNVMKFIIDREPELDTSRIPKKLMRYPSPDSSSASRTRHIAMFEYTSPVDEPTHLYLNGKPYSYPATETPRAGTSEVWYVINLTDDNHPLHIHLGLFKVLDQTEIKDLDEFKDCMVKINDAERCHLSRHAIGKKVDVRTHENGWKNVYKMMPGYVTKILVRFAYIHVNSSYIFDATAEPGYVYHCHILDHEDNVMMRPLKFIN, translated from the exons ATGGTTTCTTTGGAGAGGGAGAAGGTCATGTCTGAGTTGTTGTTTGTGGTTCTGTTTGGGGGAGTCTTCTTGGCCGCCACTTGGGCTGAGGAAGGGCTCTTGAACCCGGAAAAGCTCGAGATGTTTGTCGATGAGCTTCAGGACATGCCCAAAGTCCAAGGTTTCGAGGTCGTTGACGGGGTCCCCAGACCAAGGAGACTCGAGATTGGCATGTACCCCATTCGCTGG AAATTCCACAGAGACCTGCCTCCAACTCCAGTGTTTGCATACGGCACATCCAGGTCCACCGCAACCGTTCCGGGTCCCACGATTGAGGCCCTCCACGGCATCGACACGCATGTTACGTGGCTGAATTACCTCCCTCAAAAACACATACTCCCATGGGACCCGACGATCCCAACCGCCATACCCTCCGATCGGAAGGGCATTCCGACGGTGGTTCATCTCCATGGAGGTATCGACGAGCCTGAAAGTGATGGCCACGGAGATGCATGGTTCACCGCTGGGTTTAGAGATAAAGGGCCCACATGGACCAAGAGGACTTATCACTATCATAATCATCAGCATCCCGGTAACCTATGGTACCATGATCATGCCATGGGGTTGACCCGGGTCAACCTTTTGGCCGGATTGATCGGGGCCTACATCATAAGCCATCCGGAGATCGAACACCCTCTAGGACTCCCTTCTTGTGATGAGTTCGACCATGCTTTGGTCGTGTTTGACCGCAGCTTCCGAGTTGATGGATCCATATACATGAACTCAACTGGGAATAACCCCTCAATACATCCACAGTGGCAGCCCGAATACTTTGGGGATGCAATCATAGTGAACGGGAAGGCATGGCCATACATGAAAGTGCGTCGCCGGAAATATAGATTTCGCATAATCAACGCCAGTAATGCTCGATTTTTCCAGTTCTTTTTCACCAATGGTCTCGAGTTTGTCATCGTGGGTTCTGACTCAGCATACCTAGAGGAACCGGTGaagactaaggagatgtttctTGCCCCGTCGGAGATCGTCGATATGGTTATCGACTTCTCTAGTTCAAGGGGTGACAGTGCTATCTTAGCTAACAATGCATCGTATCCCTACCCCTCTGGCGACCCGGTGAATGAAGCCAATGGCAACGTCATGAAGTTCATCATTGACAGGGAGCCAGAACTCGACACGTCACGCATACCCAAGAAGCTAATGAGATACCCAAGTCCAGACTCGTCCAGTGCATCCCGAACACGACACATTGCCATGTTCGAGTACACAAGCCCCGTTGATGAACCGACTCACCTGTACCTGAATGGGAAGCCCTACAGTTATCCGGCCACCGAGACGCCCAGGGCGGGGACCTCGGAGGTGTGGTATGTGATCAACCTGACGGACGACAACCACCCATTGCACATACACTTGGGGCTCTTCAAGGTTTTAGATCAGACGGAGATCAAGGACTTGGATGAATTCAAGGACTGTATGGTGAAGATCAACGATGCGGAGAGGTGTCACTTGAGCAGGCACGCAATTGGGAAGAAAGTCGATGTTAGAACACACGAGAATGGATGGAAGAATGTGTACAAGATGATGCCCGGGTACGTGACCAAGATCCTAGTGAGGTTTGCATACATACACGTGAACTCATCTTACATATTCGATGCAACCGCAGAGCCCGGCTACGTTTACCATTGCCAT ATCTTGGACCACGAAGATAACGTGATGATGAGGCCTCTAAAATTCATCAACTGA